A genomic stretch from Sphingorhabdus pulchriflava includes:
- a CDS encoding TonB-dependent receptor domain-containing protein, whose translation MKLHKVALYLTAASLAAPVVAQDASIATDTKAADSSEQAIVVTGSRIKRDPNDSALPLTVISNEELAREGISSPEQLISYLSTNGSGPDNLASNSDVVTGAQRGTNGLSAANLRGQGSGSTLVLLNGRRVAAHGLSGAAVDVNQIPFAAIERVEVLKDGASAIYGTDAIGGVMNFITKTDYQGIGLSGLVDITSRADSAIYRIGGIAGYGDLDNDGFNIMAAASYRWNTGLRGRDRAFVNGQQPDRGLSIDTRGVPFATVFPINPTSSGANYAPTGTLLGATTTTNSTYLPTLVFPGTTTRADGGVNLLDMPGGAGCETMDGGLPYDDALWNNTGARWACAWDTGRAAMLQQPIETFTYFGRGVARFMDDHEISLEVTGSSATSAKRFSNAQVSSNNTTTQAFYPLNALTASTYNYVYNTLLAQFPAIAANYGKPIGFRWRCIECGPREYKTDSETFRAALGIEGPISDSWDYRAGASYAESETSSVLGTGYYYRDTVNGVPGLIPLLSTGVLNPFLRPGEAQTPAALAALAAASAEGETLYGGRYKVLQLDYSVSGSLFELPGGTVQAALGIDYRRETYEFNGSAAAAATAPVIFLAAFDNVNALTPKHRDIKAAYAEILFPIVDTLEVTTAVRLDDYSDFGSTVNPKISAKFRPADWLMFRGSYNTGFRAPAFNQIYNGATISPYSGSDLVDPVRCPSLTPSSTASSPCFRIRPDIITRGNRDLQPETSEQMSLGVVFEPSANFSASVDWWKIDINDNIQLPTLLQIVRYSADLGDLIIRDASNNITFLDQAWQNMGARRTQGLEVTLRAGVDALGGRVAAGMDGTYLLKKKEKVTASAPYQDQIGIFTFTGDLGIRWKHNAFLSWSNDEWNVSLSQIFRLGYKNGALPGIANGTVTRPGYNKRVSDYVTYNLSAGWNATEKMRLTLGIKNIFDTDPPFAITYDGNTGAGGSWEPRVADPRGRSFTIAAEVNF comes from the coding sequence ATGAAATTGCACAAGGTGGCATTATATCTGACGGCTGCGAGTCTTGCGGCGCCGGTGGTGGCGCAGGATGCGAGCATTGCGACCGATACTAAAGCTGCGGATTCTTCGGAGCAGGCGATCGTAGTTACCGGATCGCGCATCAAGCGGGATCCGAATGACAGCGCTCTGCCGTTGACCGTTATTTCGAATGAAGAGTTGGCCCGTGAAGGCATATCCAGCCCGGAGCAGCTAATCTCCTATCTGAGCACCAATGGATCGGGGCCCGACAATTTGGCCTCTAACTCGGATGTCGTGACCGGTGCACAGCGTGGCACCAACGGCCTGTCAGCGGCAAACCTGCGTGGACAGGGTTCTGGATCAACGCTGGTATTGTTGAACGGGCGGCGCGTGGCGGCCCACGGCTTGTCCGGTGCGGCAGTTGACGTGAACCAGATTCCATTTGCCGCAATCGAACGGGTTGAGGTTCTGAAGGATGGGGCATCGGCTATCTACGGAACCGACGCAATCGGCGGGGTGATGAACTTCATCACCAAGACCGATTATCAGGGCATTGGCCTGTCCGGATTGGTGGATATTACTTCGCGCGCCGACAGTGCAATCTATCGCATTGGCGGGATTGCCGGTTATGGCGACCTGGACAATGACGGCTTCAATATCATGGCAGCGGCCAGCTATCGCTGGAATACCGGTCTTCGTGGCCGTGATCGTGCCTTTGTAAATGGCCAACAACCTGATCGCGGGCTTTCGATCGATACACGCGGCGTACCTTTTGCAACTGTGTTCCCGATCAACCCGACATCCAGCGGCGCCAATTATGCACCGACGGGCACGCTTTTGGGTGCGACAACGACAACCAATTCGACCTATCTGCCGACGCTGGTTTTTCCAGGAACGACCACCCGCGCGGATGGCGGTGTGAACCTGCTGGACATGCCGGGTGGTGCGGGCTGCGAAACCATGGATGGTGGCCTTCCCTACGATGATGCGCTTTGGAACAATACCGGAGCCCGTTGGGCTTGCGCTTGGGATACCGGAAGGGCTGCAATGCTACAGCAGCCCATCGAAACATTCACATATTTCGGTCGCGGTGTTGCGCGCTTCATGGACGATCACGAAATTTCGCTTGAAGTAACAGGTTCAAGTGCAACGTCCGCCAAGCGCTTTTCAAACGCCCAGGTTTCGTCCAATAACACGACGACCCAGGCTTTTTATCCGCTCAATGCCTTGACTGCCAGTACGTACAATTATGTTTACAACACGCTTTTGGCTCAGTTTCCGGCGATTGCCGCAAACTATGGCAAGCCGATCGGGTTCCGCTGGCGGTGTATCGAATGCGGCCCCCGTGAATATAAGACCGACTCAGAAACGTTCCGTGCAGCTTTGGGTATTGAAGGCCCGATTTCCGACAGTTGGGATTATCGCGCCGGAGCCTCCTACGCAGAGAGCGAGACATCGTCGGTGTTAGGGACGGGTTATTACTATCGCGATACCGTGAATGGCGTTCCGGGTCTTATCCCGTTGCTGAGCACAGGTGTGCTGAACCCATTCCTGCGTCCTGGCGAAGCCCAAACGCCCGCAGCACTCGCAGCACTTGCCGCTGCATCGGCGGAAGGCGAAACACTTTATGGCGGTCGCTATAAGGTGCTGCAGCTTGACTATTCCGTTTCGGGTTCACTCTTCGAACTTCCGGGTGGAACAGTGCAGGCAGCCCTGGGCATCGACTATCGTCGCGAGACCTATGAATTTAATGGTTCTGCGGCTGCGGCAGCGACGGCACCGGTAATTTTCCTCGCAGCTTTTGACAATGTGAATGCGCTGACGCCCAAGCATAGGGATATTAAGGCAGCCTATGCGGAAATCCTGTTTCCCATTGTCGACACCCTGGAAGTGACGACCGCGGTTCGGCTTGACGACTATTCGGACTTTGGATCGACTGTTAATCCAAAGATTTCAGCCAAATTCCGTCCTGCCGATTGGTTGATGTTCCGTGGTTCATATAATACCGGTTTCCGCGCTCCGGCGTTCAACCAAATCTACAATGGCGCGACCATTTCGCCTTATTCGGGAAGCGACCTTGTTGATCCGGTTCGATGTCCGTCGCTGACGCCATCGTCGACTGCATCTTCGCCCTGCTTCCGGATCCGTCCGGATATCATCACGCGGGGCAATCGCGACTTGCAACCCGAAACGTCCGAACAGATGAGCCTTGGCGTCGTTTTCGAACCGTCGGCCAATTTTAGTGCGTCTGTCGATTGGTGGAAGATCGACATCAACGACAACATTCAGCTGCCGACATTGCTCCAAATCGTGCGTTATTCGGCCGATCTCGGTGATCTCATCATCCGCGACGCAAGCAACAATATCACGTTCCTTGATCAAGCCTGGCAGAATATGGGGGCGCGGCGCACGCAGGGCCTTGAAGTAACCCTTCGCGCTGGTGTGGATGCCTTGGGCGGACGCGTGGCGGCCGGAATGGACGGTACCTATCTCCTGAAGAAAAAGGAAAAGGTGACTGCCAGCGCACCGTATCAAGACCAGATTGGCATTTTCACTTTCACGGGTGACCTCGGCATTCGTTGGAAGCACAATGCCTTCCTGAGCTGGTCAAACGACGAATGGAATGTGTCACTGTCGCAGATATTCCGCCTAGGTTATAAAAATGGTGCGTTGCCCGGTATCGCAAACGGCACGGTCACTCGCCCCGGATACAACAAGCGAGTTAGCGATTATGTGACCTACAATCTGTCGGCAGGTTGGAATGCGACAGAAAAGATGCGTTTGACGCTCGGCATCAAGAATATTTTTGATACCGATCCGCCGTTCGCCATCACTTATGACGGCAATACGGGTGCCGGTGGCAGCTGGGAACCGCGCGTTGCTGATCCCCGTGGCCGTTCGTTCACCATAGCAGCAGAGGTGAATTTCTGA
- a CDS encoding S66 peptidase family protein, with product MASPALPALSGAAAAAPSVGKRIKPPRIKAGDTIGLIEPASASDDPFDLVLVEEAIRAMGLVPKRAPNLLKRYGYLAGQDKERAADINAMFADKDVKAIFAVRGGWGAARALPFVDWDVVRANPKFLIGYSDITALHMAIAAQGGAVTLHGPNASSAWGKASVESFRGIAFDAATPLFENPKANEDRLVQRRWRTIKIRGGKAQGQLLGGNLTVLTALAGTPYLPDFTGAILFLEDIDEAEYRIDRMLTQLGQAGVLKGLAGVVFGQCTNCRNAEGSSFTLNSILRQHFESLGIPAFEGAWFGHISDQFTIPQGVLAEIDADAGTLRLLEPAVA from the coding sequence ATGGCGTCGCCGGCCCTGCCTGCTTTATCCGGGGCTGCCGCTGCAGCGCCCTCTGTCGGCAAGCGTATCAAACCGCCGCGCATTAAGGCTGGCGATACCATCGGCCTGATCGAACCGGCCTCGGCAAGCGATGATCCGTTTGATCTGGTGCTGGTCGAGGAAGCGATCCGCGCGATGGGGCTGGTGCCCAAGCGCGCGCCGAACCTGCTCAAACGCTATGGCTATCTGGCGGGGCAGGACAAGGAGCGGGCAGCGGACATCAATGCGATGTTCGCCGACAAGGATGTCAAAGCCATATTCGCGGTGCGCGGCGGTTGGGGTGCAGCCCGCGCGCTGCCTTTCGTCGATTGGGATGTGGTGCGCGCCAATCCCAAATTCCTTATCGGCTATAGCGACATCACCGCATTGCACATGGCAATCGCGGCACAGGGCGGGGCGGTGACACTGCATGGACCCAATGCCAGCAGCGCCTGGGGCAAGGCTTCGGTCGAAAGCTTCAGGGGCATTGCCTTTGATGCGGCGACGCCCTTGTTCGAAAACCCGAAAGCAAACGAAGATCGGCTGGTCCAGCGCCGCTGGCGGACGATCAAGATCCGTGGCGGCAAGGCGCAGGGGCAATTGCTCGGCGGCAATCTAACGGTGCTGACCGCGCTTGCGGGCACACCCTATCTGCCCGACTTCACCGGCGCGATCCTGTTCCTTGAGGATATTGACGAGGCCGAATATCGCATCGACCGGATGCTCACCCAATTGGGGCAGGCGGGCGTGCTCAAGGGGTTGGCTGGCGTCGTCTTTGGCCAATGCACCAACTGCCGCAATGCCGAAGGAAGCAGCTTTACGCTGAACTCAATTCTGCGCCAGCATTTCGAATCGCTGGGCATCCCGGCGTTCGAAGGGGCGTGGTTCGGGCATATTTCGGACCAGTTCACTATCCCCCAGGGCGTGCTGGCCGAGATCGACGCCGATGCGGGGACGTTGCGGCTGCTGGAGCCTGCTGTCGCATGA
- a CDS encoding DoxX family protein codes for MIRTALRVLLALFYAFAGVAHLRNPEVFLAITPDWVPYPAEVVALTGVAELAGAAGLLIPRNWIGWARPAAGIGLALYAIGVWPANFNHAFSNIAMGGETQSWWYHGPRLAAQPLIIWLALWVGEVTEWPFRKRG; via the coding sequence ATGATCCGCACCGCGCTGCGGGTGTTGTTGGCGTTATTCTATGCCTTTGCCGGGGTCGCGCATTTGCGAAATCCAGAGGTGTTTCTGGCGATCACGCCCGATTGGGTGCCCTATCCGGCAGAAGTTGTCGCACTGACAGGCGTTGCTGAACTGGCTGGTGCTGCGGGCTTGCTGATCCCGCGAAACTGGATCGGCTGGGCGCGCCCGGCCGCCGGTATCGGCCTCGCACTTTATGCAATCGGCGTCTGGCCGGCCAATTTCAACCACGCCTTCAGCAATATCGCGATGGGTGGGGAGACACAAAGCTGGTGGTATCACGGCCCGCGTCTGGCAGCGCAGCCGTTGATTATCTGGCTGGCTTTGTGGGTTGGTGAGGTGACCGAGTGGCCATTTCGCAAGCGAGGTTGA
- a CDS encoding LysR family transcriptional regulator, translated as MRLPDYEAWSIFAAVAEEGGFSRAAELLGLSKATVSKAVSRLEAHVGAPLFHRTSRRLVLSESGLSLLEQAKAIVAAGEAAEEAARDEASEPVGLIRLAAPMSYGISRVAPLLSEFLCSHRGISIDMHLSDAKVDLIGERFDLALRIGALPDSSLRARRLRGVTGYVLGSPDYLEQNREPRHPAQLGEHRCLSYSLASSPESWRFTGPDGSEAVVRLSGPLRVNNGEAMLPALCAGLGIGMLPDFICEKDIEAGRLKPILQDWKTPPIAIHIVTPPSTFRPRRVTALIDFLAEKLSAA; from the coding sequence ATGCGTTTACCTGACTATGAAGCCTGGAGCATTTTCGCCGCCGTCGCCGAAGAAGGCGGCTTTTCGCGCGCTGCTGAATTGCTTGGACTATCCAAGGCGACTGTATCCAAAGCTGTCTCCCGGCTAGAGGCACATGTCGGCGCGCCGCTATTCCACCGCACCTCACGTCGACTGGTGCTGAGCGAAAGCGGTTTATCCTTATTGGAACAGGCCAAGGCCATCGTCGCCGCAGGCGAAGCCGCCGAAGAGGCCGCACGCGACGAGGCGAGCGAACCGGTCGGTCTGATCCGCCTTGCCGCCCCAATGAGCTATGGCATCAGTCGCGTCGCACCCTTGCTTTCCGAATTCCTGTGCAGCCACCGCGGCATTAGCATCGACATGCATCTTAGCGATGCCAAAGTTGACCTGATCGGTGAGCGCTTCGACCTGGCACTGCGCATCGGCGCGCTCCCCGACAGTTCCCTCAGGGCGAGGCGGTTGCGCGGCGTGACAGGCTATGTCCTCGGCAGCCCTGATTATCTTGAGCAAAATCGGGAGCCGCGCCATCCGGCCCAATTGGGCGAGCATCGCTGTCTGAGCTACTCACTCGCCTCCAGCCCCGAAAGCTGGCGCTTCACCGGCCCCGACGGTAGCGAGGCGGTCGTTCGCCTATCCGGGCCTTTGCGGGTCAACAATGGCGAAGCAATGCTGCCTGCATTGTGCGCGGGCCTCGGCATCGGGATGCTGCCTGATTTCATCTGCGAAAAGGATATCGAAGCAGGCCGACTGAAACCGATATTGCAGGATTGGAAAACCCCGCCCATCGCTATCCACATCGTCACTCCGCCCAGCACGTTCCGTCCGCGCAGGGTCACGGCTTTGATTGATTTTCTGGCAGAGAAATTATCGGCTGCCTGA
- a CDS encoding pirin family protein — MIDSKAKVEIRPFASLGGANHGWLDAHHHFSFANYYDPDRMSWGSLRVWNDDIIQPQTGFPPHPHADMEIITYIRTGAITHQDSLGNKGRTAAGDVQVMSAGTGIRHAEYNLEDEATTLFQIWIVPKRTGGAPSWGTKPFPKSDRSGAWQVLASGFDEDSDALPIRTDARVLGATLKAGESLTYQVGDRRYAYLVPATGAVEIDGQRANARDGVAITAGTITIAAIEDSEIVLVDAD, encoded by the coding sequence ATGATCGACAGCAAAGCAAAGGTGGAAATCCGGCCCTTCGCCAGCCTCGGTGGTGCCAATCATGGCTGGCTCGATGCCCATCACCATTTCTCGTTCGCCAACTATTATGACCCGGATCGCATGAGCTGGGGCAGTCTTCGTGTCTGGAATGACGATATCATCCAGCCGCAAACCGGCTTTCCACCGCATCCGCATGCCGACATGGAAATCATCACCTACATCCGCACTGGCGCAATCACCCATCAGGACAGCCTCGGTAACAAGGGCCGCACGGCTGCGGGCGATGTGCAGGTGATGAGTGCCGGCACCGGCATTCGCCATGCCGAATATAATCTGGAAGATGAGGCCACGACGCTTTTCCAGATCTGGATCGTGCCGAAGCGGACCGGTGGCGCGCCCAGCTGGGGTACCAAACCCTTCCCCAAAAGTGATCGTTCCGGTGCTTGGCAGGTGCTGGCCAGCGGTTTCGATGAGGATAGCGACGCGCTGCCCATCCGCACCGATGCACGCGTGCTCGGCGCGACTTTGAAAGCAGGCGAGAGCCTGACCTATCAAGTCGGCGATCGGCGTTACGCCTATCTGGTACCGGCTACAGGCGCCGTCGAAATTGACGGTCAACGCGCCAATGCCCGCGACGGCGTGGCCATAACTGCCGGAACCATCACTATCGCCGCTATCGAGGACAGTGAAATCGTCCTTGTCGATGCGGACTGA
- a CDS encoding DoxX family protein: protein MSNINEQAIGASWQPWVATTGRVLLAAIFVLSGIAKLADPAGSAGYIASVGLPAPQFALWGAIAVELLGGLALIAGYKARIVAAALAIFSLATAVLFHAQLSDQTQFIMFFKNVAMAGGLMQIVAFGGGRLSLDRG, encoded by the coding sequence ATGAGCAACATCAATGAACAAGCAATCGGCGCTTCCTGGCAACCCTGGGTCGCAACTACCGGTCGGGTGCTGCTGGCGGCAATCTTTGTCCTCAGCGGCATTGCCAAGCTGGCCGATCCGGCAGGTTCGGCGGGCTATATAGCCTCGGTCGGCCTGCCGGCCCCGCAGTTTGCCTTGTGGGGCGCCATCGCGGTCGAGTTGCTGGGCGGGCTGGCGCTCATCGCTGGATACAAGGCTCGCATCGTCGCAGCGGCGCTGGCGATATTCAGCCTTGCCACGGCAGTGCTGTTTCACGCCCAGCTTAGCGATCAGACGCAGTTCATCATGTTCTTCAAGAATGTCGCGATGGCAGGCGGTTTGATGCAAATCGTCGCATTCGGTGGCGGTCGTCTGAGCCTCGATCGCGGTTAA
- the wrbA gene encoding NAD(P)H:quinone oxidoreductase, which yields MTKVLVLYYSSYGHIETMANAIAEGARETGATVDVKRVPETAPLEVAQAAHFKLDQAAPVATIEELKDYDAIIVGTGTRFGRMSSQMAAFWDTAGGVWARGELNGKVGAAFTSSATQHGGQETTLFSILTNLLHFGMTIVGLDYGFAGQMRNDEVVGGAPYGATTIANGDGSRQPSETELEGARYLGRRVANTAAKLFG from the coding sequence ATGACCAAAGTTCTCGTCCTCTATTATTCAAGCTATGGCCATATAGAGACCATGGCCAACGCCATTGCCGAAGGTGCGCGTGAAACCGGCGCGACCGTCGATGTGAAACGCGTTCCCGAAACTGCGCCGCTTGAGGTCGCTCAAGCCGCGCATTTCAAACTCGATCAGGCGGCACCTGTGGCCACCATCGAGGAACTCAAGGATTATGACGCGATCATCGTCGGCACCGGCACGCGCTTTGGCCGGATGTCGAGCCAGATGGCAGCGTTCTGGGATACCGCAGGCGGCGTCTGGGCGCGCGGCGAACTGAATGGCAAGGTCGGAGCGGCCTTCACGTCAAGTGCTACCCAGCATGGCGGGCAGGAAACGACCTTGTTCTCAATCCTCACCAACCTGCTGCATTTCGGCATGACCATTGTCGGCCTCGACTATGGCTTTGCCGGCCAGATGCGCAATGATGAGGTGGTTGGTGGCGCGCCTTATGGTGCAACGACAATTGCCAATGGCGATGGCAGCCGCCAGCCAAGCGAGACCGAATTGGAAGGTGCCCGCTATCTCGGCCGCCGTGTAGCCAATACCGCTGCAAAGCTGTTCGGCTGA
- a CDS encoding DODA-type extradiol aromatic ring-opening family dioxygenase → MTRQPALFVSHGAPTIVIDDTPARHFLAGLASGLPAQPDAIVIISAHHDEPLASITSAARPSTIHDFGGFPDVLYRMRYSAPGSPKLAQRISELLNAAAIANRLDPERGFDHGTWTPLILAWPDADIPVVQVSINSRETPEYHYRLGQALEPLRDDNILVIGSGAITHNLHAFFRGGYAADAPAQPWVIDFLGWLDRQLIAGSHDAVLGAIGQAPHGTDNHPTMDHILPLFVALGAGGVESKATKLHASVEYGVLAMDAWRFD, encoded by the coding sequence ATGACCAGGCAGCCCGCTTTATTCGTTTCGCACGGTGCACCGACCATCGTGATCGACGACACCCCGGCCCGACACTTTCTCGCCGGGCTGGCGAGTGGGCTGCCTGCGCAACCAGACGCGATTGTGATAATTTCGGCGCACCATGACGAACCGTTGGCGTCGATTACGTCAGCCGCGCGGCCAAGTACGATCCATGACTTTGGCGGTTTCCCCGATGTGCTGTACCGGATGCGCTATTCAGCCCCCGGCTCGCCAAAGCTGGCGCAGCGCATTTCAGAACTGCTGAACGCTGCCGCCATTGCCAATCGTCTCGATCCCGAACGCGGATTCGACCACGGCACATGGACGCCGCTGATACTGGCATGGCCCGATGCCGATATTCCAGTGGTGCAGGTCTCGATCAACTCGCGCGAGACACCGGAATATCACTACCGGCTAGGTCAGGCTCTGGAGCCACTGCGCGACGACAATATCCTTGTCATCGGCTCGGGTGCGATCACGCACAATCTGCATGCCTTCTTCCGTGGCGGTTATGCAGCCGATGCACCTGCGCAACCTTGGGTAATCGACTTCCTAGGCTGGCTAGATAGGCAATTGATTGCTGGTAGCCATGATGCGGTACTCGGCGCGATTGGACAAGCGCCGCACGGCACCGACAATCACCCGACTATGGACCATATCCTGCCATTGTTCGTCGCCTTGGGTGCAGGCGGTGTTGAGAGCAAGGCCACCAAGCTGCACGCCAGCGTCGAATATGGCGTGCTCGCGATGGATGCTTGGCGTTTCGACTAG
- the arfB gene encoding alternative ribosome rescue aminoacyl-tRNA hydrolase ArfB, with the protein MPFELPEELLEETFLASTGPGGQNVNKVATACQLRVDVFRLGLPPYAYRKLKTLAGSKMTSSGELIVTAREHRTREANRAEARARIIRLIDQAFVREAPRIKTKPSKAAKARRVDTKKGRGEIKKGRGKVRLD; encoded by the coding sequence ATGCCGTTTGAACTGCCCGAGGAACTGCTTGAAGAGACCTTCCTGGCATCGACTGGTCCGGGCGGGCAGAACGTCAACAAGGTGGCAACAGCGTGCCAGTTGCGCGTCGATGTGTTTCGGCTGGGCCTTCCGCCATATGCCTATCGCAAACTGAAAACCCTTGCAGGCAGCAAGATGACTTCGTCGGGCGAGTTGATCGTCACCGCGCGCGAACACCGCACAAGAGAGGCCAACCGGGCAGAGGCCCGAGCCCGCATCATCCGCCTAATCGATCAGGCGTTCGTTCGGGAGGCACCGCGGATAAAAACCAAACCAAGCAAGGCAGCAAAGGCCAGACGCGTCGACACCAAAAAGGGGCGGGGAGAAATCAAGAAGGGCCGTGGTAAAGTCCGGCTCGATTGA
- a CDS encoding GAF domain-containing protein codes for MYAFDIATDVPKAELYAELLKAADALTAGEPDGIANMANISALIWQFVPDLNWAGFYRMVGGELVLGPFQGKSACIRIPLDKGVCGAAARTGTTQLVEDVHAFPGHIACDADSRSELVVPVKRDGAVIAVIDLDSPLPARFDTDDAAGFEALAKLLSTRI; via the coding sequence ATGTACGCATTTGACATCGCAACCGACGTTCCCAAGGCGGAGCTATATGCCGAGCTGTTGAAGGCTGCCGACGCGCTGACCGCTGGCGAGCCTGATGGGATTGCAAATATGGCAAACATCTCAGCGTTGATCTGGCAATTCGTGCCAGACCTCAACTGGGCCGGATTTTACCGCATGGTCGGCGGCGAATTAGTGCTTGGGCCGTTTCAGGGCAAATCAGCCTGCATCCGTATTCCCCTCGACAAGGGCGTATGCGGAGCAGCGGCACGCACCGGAACAACGCAGCTGGTTGAAGATGTCCACGCCTTTCCCGGCCATATCGCCTGCGATGCGGACAGCCGGTCGGAACTGGTTGTGCCGGTGAAGCGGGACGGCGCAGTGATAGCCGTCATTGATCTCGACAGCCCATTGCCAGCGCGGTTCGATACGGATGATGCCGCAGGGTTCGAAGCGCTGGCTAAACTGCTCTCAACGCGCATCTGA
- a CDS encoding glycine zipper 2TM domain-containing protein: MKVLLIASLATSALVMTPAQAAGDSAKKHHDHAEYGPAMGADRGIYDLDGPGMPTYSDASGVRYEYQGEWTKGQYVDKDGRVYEGQWNGTVTRHGEEAPHHRMPHHPMPAAGAPYDVPHAAPYPMPPAYGAGYDNREYEKCLKSDGVGGAAIGAILGAIAGNRIAGRGNRTEGSLIGGGLGALAGLGVEKSMKKCEKYLPRDGEYGPGYGHAYGAYPYGYYYYAAPIVTYSMVPVTTTTVTEEIYYETVPVKRKAARKWKAKPKAKPRCVCR; encoded by the coding sequence ATGAAAGTCCTCTTGATTGCGAGCCTTGCGACCAGCGCGTTGGTGATGACGCCAGCACAGGCAGCCGGCGACTCGGCCAAGAAACATCATGATCATGCCGAATATGGCCCGGCCATGGGTGCCGATCGTGGAATCTACGATCTCGATGGCCCTGGCATGCCGACCTATTCAGATGCCAGCGGCGTGCGCTATGAATATCAGGGCGAATGGACCAAGGGGCAATATGTCGACAAGGATGGCCGGGTTTATGAAGGCCAGTGGAATGGTACCGTGACCCGTCACGGCGAAGAAGCCCCACATCACCGGATGCCGCATCATCCCATGCCCGCGGCGGGTGCGCCTTATGACGTTCCGCATGCTGCGCCCTATCCGATGCCGCCCGCTTATGGTGCGGGCTATGACAATCGCGAATATGAAAAATGCCTGAAGAGCGACGGCGTTGGCGGCGCAGCGATCGGAGCCATCTTGGGTGCGATCGCTGGCAACCGCATCGCGGGCCGCGGCAATCGCACCGAAGGCTCACTCATCGGCGGTGGCCTTGGCGCGCTTGCCGGTCTGGGCGTCGAAAAGTCGATGAAGAAATGCGAAAAATATCTGCCACGCGACGGTGAATATGGACCGGGCTATGGCCATGCTTATGGCGCTTATCCCTATGGCTATTATTACTATGCGGCACCCATAGTCACTTATTCAATGGTGCCCGTCACCACGACCACGGTAACCGAAGAAATCTATTATGAGACTGTCCCCGTAAAACGGAAGGCCGCGCGCAAATGGAAGGCTAAGCCCAAGGCGAAACCACGCTGCGTTTGTCGCTGA
- a CDS encoding arginyltransferase has translation MSAPVRFPRFFVTNPAPCPYLPGKTERKVFTELNGAHATELNEALGRIGFRRSQNVAYRPSCIDCKACVPVRILTGGFQPNATQRKILKRNSDLQGSACRPWSTNEQYELLRRYLKQRHPEGGMADMDDMDYADMVEQTPVHSHVVEYRLPARYGAQGELIGACITDQQSDGLSMVYSFYDAEAEGRPGLGNFIIMDHIMRARAAGLPFVYLGYWVDGAARMQYKTRYRPLEKLSPDGWVDFESGEQADLFS, from the coding sequence ATGAGCGCACCAGTCCGCTTTCCGCGCTTCTTTGTCACAAACCCGGCCCCCTGCCCCTATTTGCCCGGCAAAACCGAGCGCAAGGTATTCACCGAACTCAACGGTGCACACGCAACCGAGCTAAATGAGGCGCTGGGCCGCATCGGTTTCCGCCGCAGCCAGAATGTCGCCTATCGACCCAGCTGCATCGACTGCAAGGCCTGTGTTCCCGTGCGCATCTTGACAGGCGGGTTCCAGCCCAACGCCACCCAGCGCAAGATATTGAAGCGCAATTCAGACCTGCAGGGCAGCGCTTGTCGTCCCTGGTCGACCAACGAGCAATATGAGCTGCTGCGCCGCTATCTGAAGCAGCGTCACCCTGAAGGTGGCATGGCCGATATGGACGATATGGATTATGCCGACATGGTCGAGCAGACCCCGGTGCACAGCCATGTCGTCGAATATCGGCTTCCCGCTCGCTATGGAGCGCAAGGCGAACTTATCGGAGCTTGCATTACCGACCAGCAGTCTGACGGTCTGTCGATGGTATACAGCTTCTACGATGCCGAAGCCGAAGGCCGTCCTGGCCTGGGCAATTTCATCATCATGGATCACATCATGCGCGCGCGCGCGGCCGGGCTTCCCTTCGTCTATCTGGGCTATTGGGTCGATGGTGCAGCGCGGATGCAGTATAAGACCCGCTACCGCCCGCTCGAAAAACTAAGCCCCGATGGCTGGGTCGATTTCGAAAGCGGCGAGCAAGCCGATCTTTTCAGCTAA